In Coregonus clupeaformis isolate EN_2021a unplaced genomic scaffold, ASM2061545v1 scaf0417, whole genome shotgun sequence, the genomic window atcgggtcgtggatgggtattccagcatgacaatgacccaaaatacacggccaaggcaacaaaggagtggctcaagaagaagcacattaaggtcctggagtggcctagccagtctccagaccttaataccatagtaaatctgtggagggagctgaaggttcgagttgccaaacgtcagcctcgaaaccttaatgacttggagaagatctgcaaagaggagtggaacaaaatccctctggagatgtgtacaaacctggtggccaactacaaaaaacatctgacctctgtgattgccaacaagggttttgtcaccaagtactaagtcatgttttgcagaggggtcaaatacttatttccctcattaaaatgcaaatcaattcataacagttttgacatgcgttttactggatttttgttgttgttattctgtctctcactgttcaaataaacctaccattaaaattatagactgatcatgtctttgtaagtgggcaaacatacaaaatcagcaggggatcaaatacttttttccctcactgtacatgttgtgtttatatttttgttcagtatacatgtaaacagggctggaaAATGACTGGTggcaggaatatataaatacttatggtaatataccagtggtaatatatacagtgccttcaggtagtattcataccccttgacttattttgctgtgttacagcctgaattcaatatattttttgttgttgtcatccATCTACaaacattaccccataatgacaaagtgaaaacatgtttttagacatttttgcaaatgtattgaaaattaaatttacattcacacccctgagtcaatacatattaTATTAAcctttgggtaagtctctatgagctttgcacacctggattgtacaatatttgcacattattcttttaaaaattcttcaagctctgtcaagttggttgttgatcattgctagacagccattttcaagtcttgccatagatcttcaagccaatttaagtcaaagcttaactaggccactcaggaacattcaatgtcgtcatGGTAaggaactccagtgtatatttggccttgtgttttaggttattgtcctgctgaaaggtgaatttgtctcccggtgtcagttggaaagcagactgaaccaagttttcctctgggatttagcttgtgcttagctctattccattttatttatcctaaaaaactccctagtccttgccaatgacaagcttACCCATAACTTGATaaagccaccaccatgcttgaaaatatgaagagtggtactcagtgatgtgttgtattggatttgccccaagcaTAACACTTTGAATTCAGGTCATAAATCTAGTTTCTTTGTCATCATTTTTGCTGTtttattttagtgccttattgcaaacaggatgcatgtcttggaatattttttattctgtacagacttccttctttcactctgtcatttaggttagtatttttagagtaactacaatgtttttgatccatcctcagttttcttctatcacagccattaaactttaaagtcaccattggcctcatggtgaaatcccagagcggtttccttcttctccggcaactgagttaggaaagacgcctgtatctttgtagtgactgggtgtatagatacaccatccaaagtgtaattaataacttcaccattctcaaagagatagcttattatgtgacttgttaagcacatttttactcctgaaccataacaaagggattgaaaacttattgactcaagacatttcagcttttcatttttaattactttgtaaaagtttctaaaaaaacgttgacattatggggtatcgtgtgtaggccagtgacacaaaatctcaattaaaccatttaaaattcagtctgtaacacacacaacaaaatgtgaaaaaagtaaatggctgtgaatactttctgaaggcactgtaccggtcgacagcagagggagcacacccccatccacaccgacggggccgcagtggagaagaaAGTTCCtcagcgtgcacatcactgacaatcttaaatggtccacccacacacagacagtgtggtgaagaaggtgcaacagtacctcttcaacctcaggaggctgaagaaatccaTATTGGCTCCTAAGACCCTCAcatacttttacagatgcaccattgagagcatcctgtcgggctgtatcaccgcctggtacagggAACTGCATcggccgcaaccgcagggctctccacagggttgtgcggtctgcccaacgcatcaccagggtcacactgcctgccctccaggacacctacagcacccgatgtcaaagGAAGGTCAAAAAGATCATCAAAGACGTCAACCatccgagccatggcctgttcaccttgctatcatccagaaggcaaggtcagtacaggtgcatcaaagctgggcccgagagactgaaaaactgcttctatctcaaagccatccgactgttaaatagccatcactagccggcctccacccagtaccctgccctgaacttagtaaccgtcactagccggctaccacccggttactcaaacctgcaccttagaggctgctgccctatgtacatagacatggagtcactggtcactttaataatggaaaactggttactttaataatgtttacatactgttttactcatttcatatgtatgtaCAAGTCAATGACGTCccattcaactattgctgtatatatactattgtcctacgtattctacagatatactaaATATTCAATCCACATACTGTcaataatgtctatacatcccatcacatatatatatatatatatatatatatatatacatactccggactccgacattgcttgtcgtaatatttatatatttcttatttccaatcttttacttttagatctatgtgtgttgttgtgaattgttagatattactgcactgctgtAGCTAGGaatacaagcattttgctacacccacaataacatctgctaaatatgtgtatgcgaccaatacaatttgatttaaatTTGATTTGTAAACAagagtaatagtgaccagtagcaggataaatagatagatactaatggtaatggcaatcaataatcaattaaCAGCAGCATAGGTGTGAGGGGAGCAGTAGTTGTGTAATCTGTAAAATAAAGGTGCAATCCGTCAGATGTGGACATGCAAATTGCCTTTCATGTCTATGTCTATTAAATACCTGTAGTCTACCGTACTATAGTAGTCTATAATGAATCATATCATAAGGAATGATTCTCTCATATCAGGTGAGAGGCAAACTTTTGGAACCTCATCCATCATGACAATTACGACTTTAAAAGTTGAAAAACAAACTGCATTTCCCCCATTAGATTGAATTATTTATACACAGTCTTATTAATGCTGACACATCACATTTTGATGCCTTGGTTTTTTAAGTAGTAGGCCTAGTTACACAATTGAGGAGTATTTTCCTTATTGCCTAAGGCTTCAGAGCAGGTTCTCTAATTCATCTTGTCATGACCTGGAAATTCCTGATCTTGTGTACCGGGCAGAGACTTCTGATCGTAATAGCCTGGTAGGACGAAGTTAGGGAATTCCAGCTGTTGGAAAACTCAACTCCTCCCTGGTCTGGGTGGAATATAAGAACAAGCTGCGGaccacaaaccaacacaaaacacgAGGGAGTTCAAACTgcctgactgactaactaactaaggAGCTGTAAGGTAAGAGATGACTCTGTAATATGATGCAGTCGCAGTTTAAGTCAGATAAATGATCTGTAAATATGTTAGCAATTCATATTGTAGCCTacgttctctctcactctttccatGTTTCTTTCAGTCTGTCACATCTGCAGGTATGAAGGTGCTTCTAGCTGGACTTGTTCTGACCCTTGTTGTGGGGGCTCAGGCCCAGTGGTACCGCTTCCCTGGTGAAGCTGCTCATGGTCCGTTTTTACACTTTAATCATTGTTTCTTCATTGTTGACAGAAATAGATACAGAAATCAAGAGAAACATTTGATGACTCCTTTAAAGTCATTGTTATTTCTTGAGGCTAGTGGTTTGAAAAGTTGTAATGTTCTTTGTAAGTGTCACACTCAACATCCGTGTACTCCTGACCCTGCAGGTGCTATAGACATGTGGCGTGCATACGACGACATGAGGGACTCCAACTGGAAACACTCAGACAAGTACTTCCACGCCCGGGGCAACTATGATGCTGCCAGGAGAGGACCAGGGGGCAGGTGGGCAGCAGAAGTCATCAGGTGGGTGATTCTCAAATATCTGAGAGACGCTTATAATGTGGTTCAGTTGGTCATCAACTGATCTCACAAAAACTTTCTCCTTTCTCTATTTAGTTCTTTATGACACTTTTTGTTTAAAAAAGTGTCTGGTCAGAGAGACAATTTTACCATTATTCGTTCACTGTCGTTGACGAGTAACTTATGTAATATTTATCCTCTCTCAGTGATGCCCGGGAGAGGTTTCAGGGTTCCAGTGGTCGAGGACACGAGGACTCAGCAGCTGACCAGGTGGCTAACCACTGGGGACGCAATGGAGGTGACCCCAACCACTACAGACCCAAAGGACTCCCCAAGAAGCACTGAATCAAAAATAAAATGAGATTACTAGCCAAACTGAAAGGACCACATTCCAAACAAATATATTGCACTTAATTACTGCTTTTGGTAGAAATGTAATATTCTCAAAAATAATTTTGCCCAAATGTTTTGCTAATAGACAGGTACATGGTAGTGAAACTTAGTGTACACTGTATTTCAAAGTGTTGCAAAAATAAAGTGATTACACAACTAGAGACCGATTGTctttctgtagtcagtatgataCGACTGGGAAGGTTGGAAAGAAATGTTGAAATCCTGAAATGTACACTCAAATGATCTGGTGTTTACATTTTCCCTGCTTGCAACCGGTCAGCCCTTTACAACTAGTAACAGGGACTTCTGGACAGTGGGGCAGCCGTACATAGTACATGTTTTTCATAGGATAGGCATAGAAGAAGCTGAGAAAAACATAGGAGACATAGAAGAAGCTAAGATGAATGCAGGTGACGTAGTGATGTGAACTTTGAGGGTGCAACAACAATTCGGAGCCACTAGAGGTCATTCAATTCTTTGCCTCTGCTCAATCCCCAAGCTCCCTCCCTCCtgccaacacaacacacaccgtGTCCTCCCCTCCTCACTTACAATAGATGCTGGTTTAATTGACCACTGATCCACCA contains:
- the saa gene encoding serum amyloid A — protein: MKVLLAGLVLTLVVGAQAQWYRFPGEAAHGAIDMWRAYDDMRDSNWKHSDKYFHARGNYDAARRGPGGRWAAEVISDARERFQGSSGRGHEDSAADQVANHWGRNGGDPNHYRPKGLPKKH